One Vibrio taketomensis DNA window includes the following coding sequences:
- a CDS encoding efflux RND transporter permease subunit, translated as MFTLIDAALSRTRTMLVLLVFILISGVITYVTIPKESSPDITIPIIYVSVGHQGISPVDAERLLVRPIEQELRSIEGVKEMTSTAGEGHASVMLEFSVGIDLDKAMADVRDAVDLAKPKLPEDSDEPTVNEVTFASEEPVLSLVLYGTVPERSIIQIARRLQDKLESYRQVLEVEIAGDREDIVEIIVDPLLMESYGLDQADIYNLIALNNKVVAAGFVDTGYGRFSVKVPSVFDSLKDVLELPIKVEGKQVITFADVATVRRAFRDPESYARLDGESAVVLDVSKRAGENIIETVELVKAVLNEAQKSPQWPDNLLVKYTWDQSDDVRMMLNDLQNNILSAIILVVIVIIAILGMRTAMLVGISIPGSFLAGLLVLAVFGVTINIVVLFSFIMAVGMLVDGAIVVTEFADRRMQEGTPRKQAYRDAAKRMAWPITASTATTLAAFAPLLFWPDITGEFMKFLPLTLIATLSASLVMAMLFVPVLGGLFGKPQIVTAESRQRMVALHDGDFTQATGITKLYYHTLNVALNHPLKILLLAVAMAFGVGTAYNKAGLGAEFFPEVDPAFFTVKVRSYGDLSINEKDQIMRDIEQMMLGHDEFESVYTRTGGDDEIGQIQITPVDWQYRRKVKTIIEDLKQTTDQYAGVEIEYKFPDAGPPVEHDLVIEMSAQDLDQLDFAAKQVREWADNYPALTNISDNSSKEGIDWQIDIRRDDASRFGANATLVGNTVQFVTNGLRLGDYLPDDANEEVDILVRYPEDKRDIGKFDQLRVKTAMGLVPITNFASIVPDHKQDTIHRVDGHRIISIKADIAEGYNLALQLPKIEQALRKIDFAPGVEFKLRGQNEEQQNSSAFLQNAFLVALVVMALILITQFNSFYQAFLILSAVLFSTVGVFAGLLIFQRPFGVVMSGIGVIALAGIVVNNNIVLIDTYNQLRQRGIEKREAILRTGVQRLRPVLLTTVTTILGLLPMVLEMNIDLINQKIEFGAPSTQWWSQLATAVSGGLAFATVLTLVLTPCLLMLGRNQLPQNQDKPIVVED; from the coding sequence ATGTTTACTCTTATTGATGCGGCGTTATCTCGTACTCGTACCATGCTGGTGCTATTGGTATTTATTCTTATCTCAGGAGTGATCACTTACGTAACCATTCCGAAAGAGTCGAGTCCAGACATTACCATTCCGATCATTTACGTTTCAGTAGGGCATCAAGGAATCTCTCCCGTTGATGCTGAGCGCTTGTTAGTCAGGCCAATAGAACAAGAGCTGCGTTCTATTGAAGGGGTAAAAGAGATGACCTCAACCGCAGGAGAAGGACACGCCTCGGTGATGCTTGAATTCTCGGTTGGGATTGATCTTGATAAAGCGATGGCAGATGTGCGAGATGCCGTTGATCTTGCTAAGCCTAAGTTACCTGAAGACAGCGATGAGCCAACGGTTAATGAGGTCACCTTTGCCTCTGAAGAACCTGTTTTATCGTTAGTGCTTTATGGCACCGTACCAGAGCGCAGCATCATACAGATCGCGCGTCGTTTACAAGATAAACTCGAAAGTTACCGCCAAGTGCTTGAGGTTGAAATCGCCGGTGATCGCGAAGATATCGTCGAGATCATTGTCGACCCGTTATTGATGGAAAGTTATGGCTTAGATCAGGCCGATATCTACAATTTGATCGCGCTTAATAACAAAGTGGTCGCAGCAGGCTTTGTTGATACCGGCTATGGGCGTTTCTCCGTTAAAGTACCATCAGTATTTGATTCGCTTAAAGATGTGTTAGAACTGCCGATCAAAGTCGAGGGTAAGCAAGTGATCACCTTTGCTGATGTCGCGACTGTACGTCGCGCATTTCGCGATCCTGAAAGCTATGCTCGCCTTGATGGTGAATCGGCGGTGGTGCTCGATGTGAGCAAGCGTGCCGGTGAAAATATTATCGAGACGGTGGAACTTGTCAAAGCGGTGCTGAATGAAGCGCAAAAAAGCCCGCAATGGCCAGATAATCTATTAGTTAAGTACACTTGGGATCAGTCCGACGATGTACGGATGATGCTTAACGATCTGCAAAACAACATTTTGTCCGCCATCATATTGGTGGTGATAGTGATCATCGCAATCTTAGGTATGCGTACAGCGATGCTGGTGGGGATTTCGATTCCCGGCTCATTCCTAGCTGGTTTACTAGTATTAGCGGTGTTTGGTGTCACGATTAATATCGTGGTGTTGTTCTCGTTCATTATGGCAGTTGGCATGCTGGTGGACGGTGCGATTGTAGTGACCGAGTTTGCTGATCGGCGTATGCAGGAAGGCACGCCGAGAAAACAAGCTTATCGAGATGCAGCTAAACGTATGGCATGGCCAATTACCGCTTCGACGGCAACCACACTTGCCGCATTTGCACCATTGCTCTTCTGGCCCGATATTACGGGTGAGTTTATGAAGTTTTTGCCATTGACCTTGATCGCAACCTTAAGCGCCTCTTTAGTGATGGCGATGCTCTTTGTCCCTGTGCTTGGTGGATTATTCGGTAAGCCGCAAATCGTTACTGCAGAAAGTCGCCAGCGAATGGTGGCGCTGCATGATGGTGATTTTACGCAGGCGACGGGTATTACTAAGCTCTACTATCACACGCTCAATGTCGCTCTTAACCACCCGCTTAAAATTTTATTGTTGGCGGTGGCGATGGCTTTTGGCGTGGGCACGGCTTACAACAAAGCAGGGTTGGGGGCTGAATTTTTCCCTGAAGTCGATCCCGCCTTTTTTACTGTCAAAGTGCGCTCTTATGGCGATCTGTCGATTAATGAAAAAGATCAGATTATGCGTGATATTGAGCAAATGATGCTGGGTCATGATGAATTTGAGAGTGTTTATACCCGCACTGGTGGCGACGATGAAATCGGTCAAATCCAAATTACACCAGTAGATTGGCAATATCGCCGTAAGGTTAAAACCATTATTGAGGATCTAAAACAGACGACGGACCAATACGCTGGTGTCGAGATAGAATATAAGTTTCCTGATGCTGGCCCTCCGGTTGAACACGATCTGGTGATCGAAATGTCCGCACAAGATTTGGACCAACTCGATTTCGCCGCCAAACAAGTGCGTGAATGGGCAGATAACTATCCGGCATTGACCAATATTAGTGACAATTCGAGCAAAGAGGGCATTGATTGGCAGATTGATATTCGCCGCGATGATGCTTCTCGTTTTGGTGCCAATGCAACCTTGGTGGGAAATACGGTGCAGTTTGTGACGAACGGCTTGAGACTGGGTGACTATTTACCGGACGATGCCAATGAAGAAGTGGATATTTTAGTTCGTTATCCTGAAGACAAACGAGACATTGGCAAATTTGATCAACTTCGAGTGAAAACCGCGATGGGGTTAGTACCAATCACTAACTTTGCTAGCATTGTTCCGGATCATAAACAAGATACGATTCATCGCGTTGATGGTCATCGTATCATCAGTATTAAAGCCGATATTGCCGAAGGCTATAACCTCGCGTTACAGCTGCCTAAAATTGAGCAGGCACTGAGGAAAATCGACTTTGCCCCAGGCGTTGAGTTTAAATTGCGTGGGCAAAATGAAGAGCAGCAAAACTCCTCGGCGTTTTTACAAAATGCATTCTTAGTTGCATTGGTCGTGATGGCATTAATCCTAATCACTCAGTTCAACAGTTTCTATCAAGCGTTTTTGATTTTAAGTGCGGTGCTGTTCTCTACCGTCGGTGTCTTTGCAGGGTTATTGATTTTCCAACGCCCATTCGGTGTTGTGATGTCCGGGATTGGTGTGATTGCATTGGCGGGGATTGTGGTTAACAACAATATCGTCTTGATTGATACCTACAATCAATTACGTCAGCGTGGAATTGAAAAACGTGAGGCAATTCTTCGCACTGGTGTACAGCGTTTACGCCCGGTATTGCTAACTACAGTGACCACCATTCTTGGTTTACTGCCGATGGTGCTGGAAATGAATATCGACCTAATCAATCAAAAAATTGAGTTTGGTGCACCAAGCACGCAGTGGTGGTCACAACTAGCGACGGCCGTATCGGGGGGGCTGGCTTTTGCTACCGTACTTACCTTGGTATTAACGCCATGCTTATTGATGTTGGGGCGCAACCAATTACCTCAGAATCAAGACAAGCCCATTGTGGTGGAAGATTAG
- the yhbY gene encoding ribosome assembly RNA-binding protein YhbY, whose translation MNLSTKQKQHLKGLAHSLKPVVLLGANGLTEAVLAEIEIALDHHELIKVKIASEDRETKSLIVDAIVRETGAEKVQVIGKTLILFRQTQDRKIELPRK comes from the coding sequence ATGAACCTAAGCACCAAACAAAAGCAGCACCTAAAAGGCCTAGCGCACAGCTTAAAACCTGTTGTGCTATTGGGCGCAAACGGACTAACGGAAGCTGTTCTAGCGGAAATTGAAATCGCACTGGATCACCACGAGCTAATCAAAGTAAAAATCGCATCAGAAGATCGCGAAACTAAGTCTTTGATTGTAGACGCAATCGTTCGTGAAACAGGCGCAGAAAAAGTTCAAGTGATCGGCAAGACACTGATTCTTTTCCGTCAAACTCAAGATCGTAAAATCGAATTACCTCGCAAGTAA
- the rlmE gene encoding 23S rRNA (uridine(2552)-2'-O)-methyltransferase RlmE — translation MSKQKHSASSGRWLKEHFDDKYANEARKKGFRSRAYFKIEEIQTKDKLLRSGMTVVDLGAAPGGWSQYAAKIVGEEGQIIACDLLPMDPIAGVSFLQGDFRDEAVLEALLERIQPSMVDVVMSDMAPNIAGNNSVDQPRAMYLVELALDMCRQVLATNGSFVVKVFQGEGFDQFVKDVREMFTTVKVRKPDSSRARSREVFIVATGYKG, via the coding sequence ATGAGTAAACAAAAACATTCGGCTAGTTCTGGTCGTTGGTTAAAGGAACACTTTGATGATAAGTATGCTAACGAAGCGCGTAAAAAAGGCTTCCGTTCTCGTGCTTACTTCAAGATTGAAGAGATTCAAACCAAAGATAAATTGTTGCGATCTGGGATGACTGTCGTCGATTTAGGTGCAGCTCCGGGTGGTTGGTCTCAATATGCTGCTAAAATAGTAGGAGAGGAAGGTCAAATTATTGCATGTGACCTGCTTCCGATGGATCCCATTGCTGGTGTAAGCTTTCTTCAAGGCGATTTTCGTGACGAAGCGGTACTCGAAGCTTTGTTAGAAAGAATCCAACCTTCAATGGTCGACGTAGTAATGTCTGACATGGCACCCAATATTGCGGGTAACAACTCGGTAGACCAACCAAGAGCGATGTACTTAGTTGAACTTGCTCTGGATATGTGTCGACAAGTTCTAGCCACCAATGGTAGCTTTGTCGTCAAAGTCTTTCAGGGAGAAGGATTTGATCAATTCGTGAAAGATGTTCGTGAAATGTTTACCACCGTTAAAGTGCGTAAACCTGACTCTTCGAGAGCTCGCTCCCGAGAAGTTTTTATCGTAGCCACTGGTTACAAAGGTTAA
- a CDS encoding magnesium transporter has product MTVMNNIYMENSVNFSKEEIGAARNAFLKYDQTQQVNLLGVMPIEEAVAILRHCSLGYVQQLLSQLELHGKDKLARHYAHQLGLIYSEVAPSQSYLATSVWQHVKQRIGWIVGLALMGILSGLIIAQYEDTLSQLVLLAVYMPVIAAAGGNTGSQAATLVIRALATGELRKRQWLSVVWKESRVAICLALAVAAVMVVRVLFFSDVSHIGGFDLNRIALAVAVALFVQVTLSTTLGGVLPILARVCKLDPAVLVSPVLASIVDISGMWIYFSVVNYFLGIN; this is encoded by the coding sequence ATGACGGTAATGAATAACATCTATATGGAAAACAGCGTTAATTTCTCAAAAGAAGAAATCGGCGCGGCAAGGAATGCCTTTTTAAAATACGATCAAACCCAGCAGGTCAATCTATTGGGTGTGATGCCAATAGAAGAAGCGGTCGCTATCTTAAGACATTGCTCATTGGGCTATGTTCAACAATTGCTTTCTCAATTGGAATTACATGGCAAGGATAAACTCGCTCGTCATTATGCTCACCAACTGGGGTTGATCTACTCGGAAGTTGCACCGAGTCAAAGCTATTTGGCAACATCGGTTTGGCAACATGTGAAGCAGCGCATTGGTTGGATTGTTGGTTTAGCCTTGATGGGTATTTTGTCGGGGCTGATCATTGCACAGTATGAAGATACTTTGAGTCAACTAGTGCTGCTGGCGGTATACATGCCAGTCATTGCGGCGGCAGGGGGAAACACTGGAAGCCAAGCGGCAACCTTAGTTATTCGAGCGTTAGCCACGGGAGAGTTGCGTAAGCGCCAATGGCTTTCCGTGGTATGGAAAGAAAGCCGAGTTGCGATTTGTTTGGCGTTAGCGGTTGCCGCAGTGATGGTGGTGCGGGTGCTGTTTTTCAGTGATGTTAGCCATATTGGCGGTTTTGATCTCAATAGAATTGCACTTGCCGTCGCCGTTGCACTATTTGTGCAAGTGACGCTTTCGACCACCCTTGGTGGGGTTTTGCCAATTTTAGCGAGAGTGTGCAAACTGGACCCAGCGGTATTAGTGAGTCCAGTATTGGCATCGATCGTTGATATCAGCGGAATGTGGATCTATTTCAGTGTGGTGAATTACTTCTTAGGCATAAACTGA
- the dacB gene encoding serine-type D-Ala-D-Ala carboxypeptidase, with translation MFASLRSFLVCTLGFFSISGFAYAPLDHLPAGSRVSIAIEPLAEGSAYLTTSNRDQLFPPASTLKIVTALAAKLALGDEFQFKTELQTNQRDIVIRFSGDPTLSRDDLKQLLTLAKQQGITDIKGDIWLDNSAFTGYEKAIGWPWDIVGVCYSAPSSAISLDENCVHASIYANSNGSTRVYAPEHFPIYVSTQARTVSKQEQEATQCDLELQVSPDNHYQLQGCLVERSKPLPLKFAVQDPAIYTQRTVLSLLAQLKINLQGNVRIGKPQQSNFSSIATHYSTKLPNLLEVMLRDSDNLIADNLAKTIGAKTFSTAGSYNNGTEAIKQVIFEKTGIDLSRDVMADGSGLSRNNRFTSEDMASILRYIAQNEGKLGLIALMPTAGENGTLKYRSSMRNAPIKGHLIAKSGSVYGSYNMAGFGLDKSGKPTTLFIQFVADYLPNQKGDDKPTIAPISQFEQLFYQDVLKFSQFMPKK, from the coding sequence ATGTTTGCTTCTCTTCGCTCTTTTTTAGTCTGTACGTTAGGTTTTTTCTCTATTAGTGGCTTTGCTTATGCTCCGCTTGACCATCTTCCCGCTGGCAGTCGCGTCTCCATCGCTATCGAACCTCTCGCGGAAGGCAGTGCATATTTGACGACGTCGAATCGCGACCAACTTTTTCCACCAGCAAGTACACTGAAAATTGTCACCGCTCTGGCTGCAAAACTGGCTCTAGGCGATGAGTTCCAATTTAAAACCGAGCTACAAACTAACCAGCGCGATATCGTTATTCGCTTTAGCGGTGACCCTACTCTGTCACGTGACGATTTAAAACAATTGCTCACGCTCGCGAAGCAGCAAGGAATAACCGACATTAAAGGGGATATATGGCTCGACAACAGCGCTTTTACTGGATATGAAAAAGCAATTGGTTGGCCATGGGATATTGTTGGTGTGTGCTATAGCGCACCATCGTCTGCGATCAGCTTAGACGAAAACTGTGTCCACGCTTCTATTTATGCCAATAGCAATGGCTCAACTCGAGTTTACGCGCCAGAACATTTTCCAATCTACGTCAGCACTCAAGCTAGAACCGTATCAAAACAAGAGCAAGAGGCGACACAGTGCGATCTAGAATTGCAAGTTTCACCCGACAACCATTACCAATTGCAAGGGTGTCTCGTCGAGCGAAGTAAGCCATTACCACTTAAGTTTGCGGTACAAGATCCAGCCATTTATACCCAACGAACTGTACTTAGCTTGCTTGCCCAACTCAAAATTAACCTGCAAGGCAATGTACGCATTGGTAAGCCACAACAAAGCAATTTTTCTTCTATCGCTACCCATTATTCAACGAAATTACCAAATCTACTGGAAGTGATGCTTAGAGACTCTGACAACCTTATTGCTGACAACTTAGCCAAAACGATAGGCGCCAAAACGTTCTCTACCGCCGGCTCATACAACAATGGTACCGAAGCAATTAAACAGGTCATTTTTGAGAAGACAGGAATCGACTTATCACGCGATGTAATGGCTGACGGATCAGGGTTGTCGCGCAACAATCGATTTACCAGTGAAGATATGGCGTCGATCTTGCGCTATATTGCACAAAATGAAGGTAAACTTGGCTTAATTGCGTTGATGCCTACTGCAGGAGAGAATGGCACCCTAAAATATCGCTCTAGTATGCGTAACGCACCAATTAAAGGTCACTTGATTGCGAAAAGTGGTTCTGTTTATGGCAGTTATAATATGGCAGGGTTTGGCTTAGATAAGTCAGGTAAGCCAACTACTCTGTTCATCCAGTTTGTGGCCGATTACCTGCCAAACCAAAAGGGCGATGATAAGCCTACCATCGCCCCGATTAGTCAATTTGAACAGTTGTTTTATCAAGATGTGCTGAAATTCAGTCAGTTTATGCCTAAGAAGTAA
- a CDS encoding peptidoglycan DD-metalloendopeptidase family protein, translated as MFSLFSRLPRLHRALIILVVVLIGIVMLLPDPKSLRDEKSFYVIGQPYDLAIEPANLVVNKSATPLSQLNWQTYTVGSGESAAIVFQRANLSSRLLYNLTSASKEIEQQLTKLRPGDELQFGFDGDNELIQIKRPINAYEAYVITKDGNSYKGKLESKEVNYQYNYAEASITSNFWNAAINAGLTANQIMELAGIFGWDIDFALDIRAGDSFKILYQEKLVEGEVVDRGQIIAAIFTNQGDTFKAILDDKTGNYYDENGRAMKKAFLRSPLDFRRVTSNFNPTRRHPVTGKVRAHRGTDYAAPVGTPIWAAGDGIVTKSSYNQFNGNYVFIKHSNTYITKYLHLQRRLVKTGQRVKQGQTIGTLGGTGRVTGPHLHYEFLVNGVHKNARTVKLPQSKSLTGQAKQTFMANAEIRLKKLERYRELLAYNQAAAQE; from the coding sequence ATGTTTTCGCTTTTTTCTCGATTGCCTCGGCTTCATCGAGCTCTCATTATCCTCGTGGTCGTGCTGATCGGCATCGTCATGTTGTTGCCAGATCCTAAATCATTACGCGACGAGAAAAGCTTCTATGTCATTGGTCAACCATACGATTTAGCCATCGAACCGGCTAACTTAGTGGTCAACAAAAGCGCGACACCACTTTCTCAGCTTAATTGGCAAACATATACCGTTGGTTCGGGAGAAAGCGCCGCCATTGTTTTCCAACGAGCGAATCTCTCTTCACGTTTACTCTACAACCTCACGAGTGCCAGCAAAGAAATTGAACAGCAACTCACCAAATTACGCCCTGGTGATGAACTGCAATTTGGCTTTGATGGTGATAATGAACTTATTCAGATCAAGCGACCTATCAACGCTTATGAAGCTTACGTCATTACCAAAGATGGCAATAGTTACAAAGGTAAGCTTGAAAGCAAAGAAGTTAACTACCAGTACAACTACGCAGAAGCGTCAATCACTTCGAATTTTTGGAACGCAGCGATTAATGCAGGCTTAACCGCAAACCAAATTATGGAACTTGCTGGAATCTTTGGCTGGGATATCGACTTTGCCCTCGATATTCGCGCTGGGGACAGTTTTAAAATCTTATACCAAGAAAAGTTGGTTGAAGGTGAAGTCGTCGATCGTGGTCAAATTATCGCGGCTATTTTTACTAACCAAGGCGATACCTTTAAAGCGATCTTGGATGATAAAACGGGCAACTACTACGACGAAAATGGCCGAGCGATGAAAAAAGCATTTTTGCGCTCACCGCTTGATTTCCGTCGTGTAACGTCAAACTTTAATCCAACACGTCGCCATCCTGTTACGGGTAAGGTTCGTGCTCACCGCGGTACAGACTATGCGGCACCCGTTGGCACCCCGATTTGGGCTGCAGGTGATGGTATTGTCACGAAATCGAGCTATAACCAGTTCAACGGTAACTATGTGTTTATCAAACACAGCAACACCTACATCACCAAGTATTTGCATTTACAGCGCCGTTTGGTGAAAACAGGACAACGAGTCAAACAAGGCCAAACGATCGGTACACTCGGCGGCACAGGGCGCGTAACTGGGCCTCATTTACATTATGAGTTCTTGGTTAATGGCGTACACAAAAATGCACGCACGGTAAAATTGCCACAATCAAAATCACTCACGGGCCAAGCCAAACAAACCTTTATGGCCAATGCTGAGATTCGTTTGAAAAAGCTTGAACGCTATCGAGAACTGCTCGCGTATAACCAAGCCGCTGCTCAAGAGTAA
- a CDS encoding porin, with product MNKTLIALAVSAAAMASGAQAAELYNQDGTSLDMGGRAEARLSLKDGEAKDNSRVRLNFLGKTQITDGLYGVGFYEGEFTTADDGDATDSHSNDITNRYAYAGIGGTYGEVTYGKNDGALGVITDFTDIMAYHGNSAAMKINVADRADNMLTYKGQFADLSVKASYRFADRTENMITDPVTKKEVVNTYGNNNADGYSLSTIYALGDTGVKVGAGYASQYSGEAEQNEYMLAASYAINDLYFATTFTDGQVQEKDGDYRGYEFAAAYTLGQTVFTSTYNNAETNNETSADNIAIDASYYFKPNFRGYVSYNFNLIQEGDKFGTAGYSNVTATAAQAEDELALGLRYDF from the coding sequence ATGAACAAAACTTTGATTGCCCTAGCAGTATCTGCTGCTGCAATGGCTTCTGGTGCTCAAGCTGCTGAACTCTACAACCAAGACGGTACTTCTCTAGATATGGGTGGTCGTGCAGAAGCGCGTCTATCACTAAAAGATGGCGAAGCTAAAGACAACTCTCGTGTACGTCTAAACTTCCTAGGTAAAACTCAAATCACTGATGGTCTATACGGTGTGGGTTTCTACGAAGGTGAATTCACTACTGCTGATGATGGCGACGCAACTGACAGCCACAGCAACGACATCACTAACCGTTACGCATACGCTGGTATCGGCGGTACTTACGGTGAAGTAACTTACGGTAAAAACGATGGTGCTCTAGGCGTTATCACTGACTTTACCGATATCATGGCATACCACGGCAACTCTGCGGCAATGAAAATCAACGTCGCTGACCGTGCAGACAACATGCTAACGTACAAAGGCCAATTTGCTGACCTAAGCGTGAAAGCAAGCTACCGTTTTGCTGACCGTACTGAAAACATGATCACTGATCCAGTGACTAAAAAAGAAGTTGTTAATACCTACGGCAACAACAACGCTGACGGCTACTCTCTATCAACTATCTACGCTCTAGGTGACACTGGTGTTAAAGTGGGTGCTGGTTACGCAAGCCAATACTCTGGTGAAGCAGAGCAAAACGAATACATGCTAGCAGCGTCTTACGCTATCAATGACCTATACTTCGCAACAACTTTCACTGATGGCCAAGTGCAAGAGAAAGACGGCGACTACCGCGGTTACGAATTTGCTGCAGCGTACACTCTAGGTCAAACAGTATTTACATCGACTTACAACAACGCAGAGACTAACAACGAAACTTCTGCTGATAACATTGCAATCGATGCATCATACTACTTCAAACCTAACTTCCGCGGTTACGTATCATACAACTTCAACCTAATTCAAGAAGGTGACAAGTTCGGTACTGCTGGTTACTCAAACGTAACTGCAACTGCTGCTCAAGCTGAAGACGAACTAGCTCTAGGTCTACGTTACGACTTCTAA
- the tyrS gene encoding tyrosine--tRNA ligase — MASIEAALAEIKRGVEELIPEDELIAKLKEGRPLRIKLGADPTAPDIHLGHTVIFNKLRAFQELGHEVTFLIGDFTAMVGDPSGKNTTRPPLSREQVLQNAETYKEQVFKILDPAKTKISFNSEWLSELGAEGMIRLASHQTVARMLERDDFKKRYAGGQPIAIHEFMYPLLQGYDSVAMETDVELGGTDQKFNLLMGRELQKANGQKPQVVLMMPLLVGLDGEKKMSKSAGNYIGISESPSEMFGKIMSISDDLMWSYYELLSFRPLGEIEQFKADVAQGKNPRDIKILLAKEIIARFHTEADADAAEQEFFNRFAKNLIPDEMPEFEFDAETPVANLLKEAGLCASTSDAMRMVKQGGAKMDGEKVADAKFAPEAGTYVFQVGKRKFARITIK, encoded by the coding sequence ATGGCGAGTATTGAAGCAGCACTGGCCGAAATTAAGCGCGGTGTAGAAGAACTGATCCCTGAAGATGAACTGATTGCGAAACTAAAAGAGGGACGTCCTCTGCGCATCAAACTAGGTGCCGATCCAACAGCACCGGATATCCATCTTGGTCATACCGTGATCTTTAACAAACTGCGCGCTTTCCAAGAGCTTGGACATGAAGTGACTTTCCTAATCGGTGATTTCACCGCAATGGTTGGTGACCCATCTGGTAAAAATACCACGCGTCCGCCGCTAAGCCGCGAGCAAGTTCTGCAAAACGCAGAAACTTACAAAGAGCAGGTGTTTAAGATCCTTGATCCTGCAAAAACAAAAATTTCATTTAACTCTGAGTGGCTATCTGAGCTAGGCGCTGAGGGTATGATTCGTCTTGCTTCGCACCAAACTGTGGCGCGTATGCTAGAGCGTGACGATTTCAAAAAACGCTATGCTGGTGGTCAGCCAATTGCAATTCATGAGTTTATGTATCCGCTGCTTCAAGGTTATGACTCAGTTGCCATGGAAACCGACGTTGAGCTGGGTGGTACGGACCAGAAGTTCAACTTGCTAATGGGTCGTGAGCTACAAAAAGCGAACGGTCAAAAACCACAAGTAGTGCTAATGATGCCTCTACTGGTTGGCCTAGACGGTGAGAAGAAAATGTCTAAGTCAGCAGGTAACTACATTGGTATCAGCGAATCGCCAAGCGAAATGTTTGGTAAGATCATGTCTATCTCTGATGATCTAATGTGGAGCTACTACGAGCTACTATCATTCCGCCCACTAGGTGAAATCGAACAGTTCAAAGCTGACGTAGCGCAAGGTAAAAACCCGCGTGATATTAAGATTCTGCTAGCAAAAGAAATCATCGCTCGCTTCCACACTGAAGCAGATGCAGATGCGGCAGAGCAAGAGTTCTTTAACCGTTTTGCTAAAAATCTAATTCCAGATGAAATGCCTGAGTTTGAATTTGATGCAGAAACGCCAGTTGCCAACCTGCTAAAAGAAGCGGGTCTATGTGCTTCGACATCGGATGCGATGCGCATGGTTAAGCAAGGCGGAGCAAAAATGGATGGCGAGAAAGTGGCTGATGCGAAATTTGCACCAGAAGCAGGCACTTACGTATTCCAAGTCGGTAAACGTAAATTTGCTCGTATCACTATCAAATAA
- the greA gene encoding transcription elongation factor GreA, which translates to MEKVPMTVSGEQKLRVELERLLKLRPKISEAIAEARELGDLKENAEYHAAREEQGICEAQIRDIEYKLSVAQVIDVTKMENTGKIIFGSTVTLIDCDTEDEKTYQIVGEDEADIKSGRISVSSPIARGLIGKMEGDEVVISTPGGERDFEIDRVEYI; encoded by the coding sequence ATGGAAAAAGTTCCAATGACAGTATCTGGCGAGCAGAAGCTACGCGTAGAACTGGAAAGACTACTAAAGCTTCGTCCAAAAATTTCTGAAGCAATCGCTGAAGCTCGTGAGTTGGGCGATCTAAAAGAGAACGCAGAATACCATGCAGCTCGTGAAGAGCAGGGCATCTGTGAAGCTCAAATTCGTGATATCGAATACAAGCTATCTGTTGCTCAAGTGATTGACGTAACTAAGATGGAAAATACAGGTAAAATTATCTTTGGTTCAACAGTGACATTGATTGACTGTGATACTGAAGATGAAAAAACTTACCAAATCGTTGGTGAAGATGAAGCGGACATTAAGAGTGGCCGTATTTCAGTAAGTTCACCAATCGCTCGTGGTCTAATCGGTAAGATGGAAGGTGATGAAGTCGTTATTTCAACACCAGGCGGTGAGCGTGATTTCGAAATCGATCGCGTGGAATACATCTAA